The genomic window CCGTCGGCGTCGGTGCTGTCGCCAGTCAGCGATCTCCTGACGCTCGCCCTGCGCGTGTTGGCGGTCCCGGCCGTCGCCATCTACATCCTCTACGCCTTGTCCGATGTGGGCCTTCGGCACCTCGGCCGCTACGGCGTACCGGTGCTCGCGCTGTTCATCGGCTGGTCGACTCTCGCCGCGGCGTTCGGTGGGGCCGTGTCGTTCGCGGTCGGTCGCCTGGCTCACCTGGCGTCGAGCGGAGGGTGGGATCCCAGGCTCGCCCCGCCTGCCCAGGCGGCGGGAGCCTCGGGTGGGCCGCCGGTGATCCTTGGCGCCGACAGCGCGGTCGCCATGGCGGTGATCGTGGCCGTCCCCCTCGCGCTCGTCGTTGCGGCCGGCCGCGAGCGCGGCGACCTCGCCTGGGCCCACATGATGCATCGCCTGGGTGGACGCGCCGCGGGTCTGCTGGCGGCGACGATTCGAGCCGTCATGGAGTACGCGCCGTTTGGCATCTTCGCGCTGGCGGCACTGACCTTCGGCACGTCGCACTCCGCCGTGGCGACGAGCCTGCCCCTGGTGCTGGCCTCGGTGTACCTCGCACATCTCGGGCTCGGCCTCGCTCTCCTGACTGGCGTCGGATTGAGGCGCGGCCGGCCCCTCGCGTTCCTGGCGCAGAGTCGTGAGGCCCTGCTCACGGCGCTCGCCACCGGCAGCAGCGCCGCGACGGTGCCGGTCGAGATCAGGACGGCCGATACCTTGCTGCGCGTGGCACCACCCGTCGCGGGCGTGGCCATCGGCGTCGGCGCGACCCTGTGCAAGGTGGGCACCACGGCGTTCCTGGGAGCCCTGGTCGTGTGGGCTGGCGTGCTGGCGGGTACACCGGCCTCCCTGCCGTGGATGCTGCAGGCTCTGGCGGCGACCACGGTAGCGGGCATGCTGACCCCCCCGATCTCCGGGGGAGGGTTCGTGATGTTCGGGTTCGTCGCGCTGCACCTGGGGCTGCCGGCGAGCCTGGTGCCACTGCTGATCGGGATTCCCTTCGTGGGGAAGCTCAACACGCCCCTGAATGCGCTCGGGAGGCTGACGTGCGCCTGCCTCGCCTCACCTGGCTGTCGCGTGGCCGCGGGAGCGGCGCCTGACCGCGTCGACTCGGAGCGCGACTCGCCGTCAGCCCGCGTGGACTCGCCGGGGTCGCCGTGCTGAGGACAACGGCGATTGAAGCGACGAGCCGTCCGCACATCACCTTGAGTCCGGAGTGACGAACCGGTTGGCGACTGGCGGCTGGCGGCCTGAGAGACGGGCTCGAGGCGTCCGTCCCGGAAGCCGCGGCCGTCAGCGGTCGCCGCCCAACGCGAGTGCGTCGTGCCGATCGCTCACGATGTCGATTTCCGCCGCACCGCCGTCAGCAGCCTCTCCGCGATGGCCGCCGTGCCGCCGAAGTTGCCGTCGATCCTGAATCGCCGGTTCAGGGCCGCTCGCCGAGGTCGATCTCGACGCGGCTGCCCGAGTAGCGCACTGACCTCGTGAGACCCTCGGGGAGCACGAGCACCTCGAAGACGCGCTCGGCGGCAACGTTCGTCGCACCTTCAGGCGCACCCGGTCCGAGCGTGAGGCGACGGGTGGCATCGTCCCACGCGATCCGTATCCAGGTCCCGACGCCTTTGACGTACTGTTGGCTGACCCCGTCGTCGTCGAAGAGCGTGAACTCGCCGTCGGCGCCCGAGTACACCCTGAGCGTGGTCGGCTCGTCGACTGGCTGGTCCGCGAACTGACGTATCGGATCGACCGGCACGATGGCCCCGGCCCGCACGTAGATCGGCATGGTCGCGAGGTCGACCTCGCGGGTGACGTGTCGCCCGCCTGTCGTCCGCGCGCCGGTCCACCAGTCGTACCAGTCGCCCCGCGGCAGATACACCTCGCGCGACGTGGCGCCCCTCGTGAAGACCGGCGCGACGAGCAGGTCGCGGCCCCAGAGAAACTGCGTGCCGAGGCTGCGCGCGCGCGGGTCGTCTGGGTAGTGGAGCCACATGGCCCGCATCAGCGGCAGTCCCGAGTGGCGGGCTTCCCACGCCAGCGTGTAGGTGTAAGGCAGGAGCTGGTAGCGAAGCTCCGAGTAACGCTTCGCGATGGGCTCGATCGCCGGGTTGTTCAGCTCCGACTCGAGGATGTTCCGCCGGTCGTCGGGTGGAATCGGCGCGTTCGTGTTGTTGTGCTCGCGCGGGCCCATGTCGGCGAGCCCCCACCCCCAGGGCAGACGCGTCCACCACGTGCGCCCGTGAGATCGGAACGACCCGCAGAAAGCCGCGAACTGGTGCCACCGCACGTACAGCTCGCCGGTGAGCTCGTTGTTCGGGTAGAAGCCGCCGATGTCCGAGCCCCAGTACGGGCCGACGCTCAGCGAGTAGTTGAGGCCCACGGCGATCTGCGCCTCGAGCGTCTTCCACGCACTCTCGGTGTCGCCCGACCACACCCAGCCGCCCCACCGGGCGATGCCAGGGTACCCGTTGCGGTGGAGGCTCCAGGGCCGCGCATCCGGTCGCGTCGACAGGTGTCCCTCGTAGTACATCCGGTGCCGTGCGAGCCGCTCGAACAGGTCGAACCAGTCGCCCTCGTCGGGCCAGAAGGCGTCGACGCCCGTTTCGACGAGCGGCACGTGCTGCCGCCAGTAGCTCTGGACGTGCGAGGCGTCGAGCGCTTCCCCGGGCCGAGGCGGGATGGCGCCCTGCAGGGTGGGCAGCCGCTCGCGATCCCACGGCACCACGTGGAGCACGACCTTGACGTGGCGGGCGCGCAGGTCGGCGAGGACTGCCTTCGGATCGCGCGTGAAGACCTCGGGGTTGAACTCGAACGACGGCTGCTTCGTGTTCCACCCGCGCGGCGTGAAGCCCGTGCCGAGGTAGATGACCGCGTCGAGCGGAATCTGCTTCCTGCGGAACGTATCGACGATGTCGACGATCTGGCGGTCGTCCTCGAGCGAGCGATGCGACTGCATGTACCCGAGCGCCCAACGCGGTGGCATCGCGGCCGGCCCGGTGATGACCGAGACGTCTTTGAGCGCCGCGACGGGATCGCTGGCATCGAACACGAAGAGGTCGACGAGGCCCGGCACGACCGCCGAAGCCGGTGGCCGGCCTTTCGCCAGAGGCTGATGCTGGTTGCGCTGCTCCTGCGGGACGCGTGCTTCCTCGCTGGGCGCCCAGGGGAGAAAGGCGCCACGGCCGGGCCCGCGCAGGTCGACCTCGGCCCAGGGCGCCGCCAGGAACAGGCCCCAGCCCTTCGTGCCGAAGAGCATCGCCACGGGATTGCGCGACCCGTACATGTCGCTCTGCCACCGGGGCAGCATCGTATCGAGTCGGCCTCGCCGGTCGAACTGCACCGGCTGCTCGCGCCAGGGCGTTCCCTCGTCCGGGCGCGGGCCCCCGCCGCCCAGCCCGACGACCGGCGCGTCGTCGAGCCGGAACGACACGCGGCCGTCGGGCTCGAAGACGATCTCCTGGACGGGCTCGCCGCGCGCCGACGCGATCGCGATCGTCAGCGGGGCCGGTCGTACCTCGACCTGCAGTGTGCCGACTCGCGAACGCACGGTCGTCGTGACCTCACGCAGACTCAGCGCCGGAGCGGG from Acidobacteriota bacterium includes these protein-coding regions:
- a CDS encoding cation:dicarboxylase symporter family transporter; its protein translation is MVRSFLRRYLAISLGTRLVVAFVAGAAAGLVLGPSASVLSPVSDLLTLALRVLAVPAVAIYILYALSDVGLRHLGRYGVPVLALFIGWSTLAAAFGGAVSFAVGRLAHLASSGGWDPRLAPPAQAAGASGGPPVILGADSAVAMAVIVAVPLALVVAAGRERGDLAWAHMMHRLGGRAAGLLAATIRAVMEYAPFGIFALAALTFGTSHSAVATSLPLVLASVYLAHLGLGLALLTGVGLRRGRPLAFLAQSREALLTALATGSSAATVPVEIRTADTLLRVAPPVAGVAIGVGATLCKVGTTAFLGALVVWAGVLAGTPASLPWMLQALAATTVAGMLTPPISGGGFVMFGFVALHLGLPASLVPLLIGIPFVGKLNTPLNALGRLTCACLASPGCRVAAGAAPDRVDSERDSPSARVDSPGSPC
- a CDS encoding DUF5110 domain-containing protein; the encoded protein is MRRAATCLLVLAALTTPRAALAEPVTTGGQAAQLDIRAAGERSLRITLKPLSFAADFPVNPALAERTYPAPALSLREVTTTVRSRVGTLQVEVRPAPLTIAIASARGEPVQEIVFEPDGRVSFRLDDAPVVGLGGGGPRPDEGTPWREQPVQFDRRGRLDTMLPRWQSDMYGSRNPVAMLFGTKGWGLFLAAPWAEVDLRGPGRGAFLPWAPSEEARVPQEQRNQHQPLAKGRPPASAVVPGLVDLFVFDASDPVAALKDVSVITGPAAMPPRWALGYMQSHRSLEDDRQIVDIVDTFRRKQIPLDAVIYLGTGFTPRGWNTKQPSFEFNPEVFTRDPKAVLADLRARHVKVVLHVVPWDRERLPTLQGAIPPRPGEALDASHVQSYWRQHVPLVETGVDAFWPDEGDWFDLFERLARHRMYYEGHLSTRPDARPWSLHRNGYPGIARWGGWVWSGDTESAWKTLEAQIAVGLNYSLSVGPYWGSDIGGFYPNNELTGELYVRWHQFAAFCGSFRSHGRTWWTRLPWGWGLADMGPREHNNTNAPIPPDDRRNILESELNNPAIEPIAKRYSELRYQLLPYTYTLAWEARHSGLPLMRAMWLHYPDDPRARSLGTQFLWGRDLLVAPVFTRGATSREVYLPRGDWYDWWTGARTTGGRHVTREVDLATMPIYVRAGAIVPVDPIRQFADQPVDEPTTLRVYSGADGEFTLFDDDGVSQQYVKGVGTWIRIAWDDATRRLTLGPGAPEGATNVAAERVFEVLVLPEGLTRSVRYSGSRVEIDLGERP